In one Drosophila pseudoobscura strain MV-25-SWS-2005 chromosome X, UCI_Dpse_MV25, whole genome shotgun sequence genomic region, the following are encoded:
- the LOC117184397 gene encoding serine protease 1-like, which yields MDKTTLLLFGVVGLWLLATGDGLVEQVLKPVPIRFVPLLDIKQKVFEAGFEVMETDLPFVVAIDFRGRKGSWFCAGAILAHCWVVTVASCTKHASHIAVNYGAYQRDKSLFTQHVTSKAVHTNPKNKDFKHDLALIRTGYVRFSDRVRAVSLPSQKIRLPYIDEWTYSAGWGRHHVAQMSTNQLRLIQVEAKSNHFCRKSGFGQIIQDSMMCTALAEGDNSCLLDSGSPLVLRDLRVIVGVASFASQLDCRQNRLLVYTRLTEYTQWIRSLIIDDV from the coding sequence ATGGACAAGACAACACTGCTGCTCTTCGGTGTGGTGGGCCTCTGGCTCCTTGCGACGGGCGATGGGTTAGTGGAGCAGGTTCTGAAGCCCGTGCCTATACGGTTTGTACCGCTGCTCGACATTAAGCAGAAGGTGTTCGAGGCGGGCTTCGAGGTAATGGAGACCGATTTGCCCTTCGTGGTGGCCATCGACTTCAGGGGAAGGAAGGGCAGTTGGTTTTGCGCGGGGGCCATTCTGGCCCACTGCTGGGTCGTCACGGTGGCCTCGTGCACCAAGCACGCGTCCCACATCGCCGTCAACTACGGCGCCTACCAGCGCGACAAGTCCCTCTTCACGCAGCACGTCACCAGCAAGGCCGTCCACACCAATCCCAAGAACAAGGACTTCAAGCACGACCTGGCCCTCATCCGAACGGGCTATGTGAGGTTCTCGGACAGGGTGAGAGCCGTGTCTCTGCCCAGCCAGAAGATCCGCCTGCCCTACATCGACGAGTGGACATACTCGGCGGGCTGGGGGCGCCACCACGTCGCCCAGATGAGCACGAACCAGCTGCGGCTCATTCAGGTGGAGGCGAAGTCCAACCACTTCTGCCGCAAGAGTGGCTTCGGCCAGATCATTCAGGACTCGATGATGTGCACCGCCCTGGCTGAAGGGGACAACAGCTGTCTGCTGGACTCGGGGAGTCCCCTGGTCCTGCGCGACCTCCGGGTGATCGTCGGCGTGGCCTCCTTTGCCAGCCAGCTCGACTGCCGTCAGAACCGGCTGCTGGTCTACACCCGACTCACAGAATACACGCAGTGGATACGATCCCTCATTATTGACGATGTGTGA